One Caldalkalibacillus uzonensis DNA segment encodes these proteins:
- a CDS encoding cold shock domain-containing protein gives MVGKVKWFNAEKGFGFIERPDGDDVFVHYTAIQSEGYKTLEEGESVQFDIVEGNRGPQAANVVRL, from the coding sequence ATGGTCGGTAAAGTAAAATGGTTCAACGCTGAAAAAGGTTTTGGATTTATCGAGAGACCCGATGGGGACGATGTATTTGTACACTACACAGCCATTCAGAGTGAAGGTTACAAAACCCTTGAGGAAGGCGAAAGCGTACAATTCGATATTGTGGAAGGCAATCGCGGACCTCAAGCTGCCAATGTCGTTCGCTTATAA
- a CDS encoding DEAD/DEAH box helicase: MVHFQDLNISEPVKQALAKMGFEEATPIQAEAIPLALEGQDLIGQAQTGTGKTAAFGIPMIESIQVHANHTQGLVVTPTRELAIQVAEELNRIGEFKKVRALPVYGGQDINRQIKALKQFPHIIVGTPGRLLDHLRRKTLRLNHIAHVILDEADEMLNMGFIDDITAILEQCPQEKQTLLFSATMPEPIKTLALRFMRQPAEVKIRAKEVTVPLIDQYYLEVQEKQKFDVLCRLLDLESPELAIVFGRTKRRVDELSEALKRRGYLAEGIHGDLSQNRRDQVINQFRSGTIDILVATDVAARGLDIQGVTHVYNFDIPQDPENYVHRIGRTGRAGQAGQAVTFVVPREIDHLKTIERLTKRKLEKRRIPTINEVLKGRQQTAMETLLRVAEEGDIQAFQRMAQELLEEQDSVTLVAAALKLLTKEPDQTPVRLTAEEPLQVKKKKQVHGRKKRPNRPRYPKTDKMRHKHRP, from the coding sequence ATGGTACATTTTCAAGACTTGAATATTTCAGAACCCGTTAAACAAGCCTTAGCGAAAATGGGGTTCGAAGAAGCGACACCCATCCAGGCCGAGGCGATCCCCCTGGCTTTAGAAGGACAAGATCTGATTGGCCAGGCCCAGACAGGTACGGGGAAAACGGCGGCTTTTGGCATCCCCATGATTGAAAGTATACAGGTGCACGCCAACCACACACAAGGGCTGGTCGTAACACCCACGCGAGAACTCGCTATTCAAGTGGCCGAGGAACTGAACCGGATTGGTGAGTTTAAAAAAGTGAGGGCACTCCCTGTCTATGGCGGGCAAGACATCAATCGCCAAATCAAAGCCTTAAAACAATTCCCTCATATTATTGTCGGAACACCTGGGCGCCTGCTGGACCACTTGCGACGCAAAACCTTGCGCCTGAACCATATTGCCCACGTGATCTTGGATGAAGCAGACGAGATGCTGAATATGGGCTTTATTGATGACATCACCGCCATTTTGGAGCAATGCCCCCAGGAAAAACAAACACTGCTGTTCTCAGCCACCATGCCAGAGCCCATTAAAACGTTGGCCCTCCGTTTTATGCGCCAGCCTGCAGAAGTAAAAATAAGGGCCAAGGAAGTCACTGTGCCTTTAATTGATCAATATTATCTTGAGGTGCAGGAAAAACAAAAATTTGACGTGCTCTGCCGCCTCCTTGACCTGGAGTCCCCTGAACTGGCCATTGTATTCGGCCGTACGAAACGGCGGGTGGATGAACTGTCTGAGGCACTCAAACGACGGGGTTATCTGGCCGAGGGCATACACGGAGATCTAAGCCAAAACAGACGGGATCAGGTGATTAACCAATTCCGTTCCGGGACCATCGACATTTTGGTGGCTACTGATGTAGCTGCCCGCGGTCTGGACATACAAGGTGTCACTCATGTCTATAACTTTGATATTCCACAGGATCCCGAGAACTACGTACACCGGATTGGCCGCACTGGACGGGCCGGACAAGCCGGACAAGCGGTCACCTTTGTGGTCCCCCGGGAAATAGACCATCTAAAAACCATCGAGCGGCTGACGAAGCGCAAACTGGAGAAACGACGGATTCCCACGATCAATGAGGTATTAAAAGGGCGGCAGCAAACCGCCATGGAGACGCTGTTAAGAGTAGCAGAGGAAGGGGACATTCAAGCTTTCCAACGTATGGCCCAAGAGTTGCTTGAGGAACAAGACTCCGTCACATTGGTGGCTGCTGCCTTGAAATTGTTAACCAAGGAACCGGATCAAACCCCAGTCCGGCTCACAGCAGAGGAGCCCCTGCAAGTAAAGAAAAAGAAGCAGGTACATGGAAGAAAAAAACGCCCGAACCGGCCAAGATATCCAAAAACGGACAAAATGAGACATAAACACCGCCCCTAA
- a CDS encoding AbrB family transcriptional regulator: MKEGCRQMFPFIKTLVLSLGGAFLFYLVGFPLPWLLGPLTVIIIYRFFVFSPLYWPSGLRQTGLVILGYALGSYFTLDMVRQLLVHLPAMFISTVLLILFSVLLSLGLFRLTGEDWPSLLIGSIPGGLAQMVVLGEELEQINPIVVTMMQMIRILVVIFLVPGIIWVWSQYGGEVLLSTSDFRFGEQRAQAAPVFHYLLFLLAVIAGVAAAVKLSLPTAYLIGPSIATIIVILLGVPAPELPAPIFILSQLFIGTHLGLQIQPGKILERRKLGLYTLLSSLLLLVFTLLMAFVMSQVYDVSILSAYLSMAPGGIAEMGITAKEVGADLTLVTGYHLFRVFFILLVLAPLLKWWIPRFGRHSGKQGKSQVTL, encoded by the coding sequence ATGAAAGAAGGTTGCAGGCAGATGTTCCCTTTTATCAAAACTCTGGTGCTATCCCTAGGAGGGGCTTTTCTTTTTTACTTGGTCGGCTTTCCCTTGCCCTGGTTGCTGGGACCGCTGACAGTGATAATTATATATCGTTTTTTTGTTTTCTCCCCATTGTATTGGCCCAGTGGACTGCGCCAAACAGGACTGGTCATACTGGGTTATGCTCTCGGCTCTTATTTTACGCTGGATATGGTTCGTCAATTGCTTGTCCATCTGCCGGCCATGTTTATAAGTACTGTGTTGCTCATTTTGTTCAGTGTGCTTCTTTCTTTGGGATTGTTCCGTCTAACGGGTGAGGATTGGCCCAGCTTGCTCATTGGCAGCATCCCCGGAGGTTTGGCCCAAATGGTGGTCTTGGGAGAGGAGCTGGAGCAGATTAACCCCATTGTGGTGACCATGATGCAAATGATACGTATATTGGTCGTGATTTTTCTTGTTCCGGGCATAATCTGGGTGTGGTCCCAGTATGGGGGCGAAGTGCTCTTAAGCACTTCGGATTTCCGTTTTGGAGAACAGCGGGCACAGGCTGCCCCTGTCTTTCATTATCTGCTCTTTCTGTTGGCCGTTATAGCAGGGGTAGCTGCTGCTGTGAAATTGAGTCTGCCCACTGCGTATCTCATTGGCCCCAGTATAGCCACAATCATTGTCATCCTACTGGGTGTACCTGCGCCCGAGCTGCCTGCCCCTATCTTTATTCTCTCTCAATTATTTATTGGTACCCATTTGGGCTTGCAGATTCAACCAGGAAAAATATTGGAGCGCCGAAAGCTAGGGTTATATACGTTATTATCCAGCTTGTTGTTACTTGTTTTTACCTTGCTCATGGCCTTCGTGATGAGCCAGGTGTATGACGTCTCTATTCTTTCTGCCTATTTAAGTATGGCCCCGGGCGGTATTGCGGAGATGGGAATTACCGCCAAAGAGGTTGGCGCTGACCTGACACTGGTAACCGGCTATCATTTGTTTCGTGTCTTTTTTATTCTGCTGGTGTTGGCCCCTCTGTTAAAATGGTGGATTCCACGGTTCGGTCGCCATTCCGGAAAGCAGGGGAAAAGTCAAGTCACACTTTAA